Genomic DNA from Paenibacillus borealis:
GCTTAACGCCGATAATCGTACAAGGTACACTTGGCATCGCCACCGCGATTATTGAGGCAGCTGCTCTTGGCTTCCTGGGACTAGGCGCACAGCCGCCCGATCCGGAATGGGGCAAGATGCTCTCGGATTCACGGCAGTTCATCCAGAAAGCTCCCTGGACGGTTATTTTTCCGGGACTGTCCATTATGCTGACCGTACTTGGCTTTAACCTGGTAGGGGACGGCCTGCGTGATGTGCTTGATCCGAGGATGAAGAATTAACTCCTGTTCACTGATAGCCCTGCAGGCCTTTGGCTTGTATGGGCTATTTTTTCTGTTTTTTATACATTAGGCTGTATTTATAATATGTTCACATCAATAATAACTAAATATAATCAAACATATTCAAACGTATAGTAAAAGAAAAAAAGATGTGCTAGAATAGCACCTAAATATATAAGATACATACATGGGAGGAATGGAAATGTTCAAGAAATTCGGATTAGTGTTAGTGGCGGGATTGGTAGCGGTGGGATTGTCTGCTGTACCTGGTGAACAGGCACAGGCAGCCAAGAAGACGGAGATTATTGTCTCGGCGGCAGCCAGTCTGCAGGACAGTCTTGACAAGATCGCCGTTACTTATGAGAAGCAGCATCCCGGTATTGATCTTGTTTTTAATTACGGTGCTTCCGGTACGCTGCAGAAGCAGATTGAGCAAGGCGCTCCGGCTGATCTGTTCTTCTCTGCCGGAGACAAGCAAATGACTGCCCTGATAGACGGCGGACTCATCAGTGACAATACGGAACTGCTGAAGAATCAGCTGGTCCTCGTTGTTCCATCCGATTCCAAAACTTCCATTACTACCATTACACAGCTTACCGATAAAGCGTTCAAGAAGGTGGCTGTCGGCCAGCCGGAATCTGTACCTGCCGGACAATATGCCCAGCAGTCATTGACAGCCAAGAATGTATGGGATACGCTGCAAAGCAAGCTGGTCTTTGCCAAGGATGTCCGTCAGGTGCTGTCCTATGTGGAAACAGGGAACGCAGACGCCGGCTTCGTCTATAAGACAGACGCGCTTACCTCGAAGAAAGTGAAGATTGCCCTGACAGTAGGCGGACATGTGCACAAGGCCATTAATTATCCGGTCGGCATTGTTAAGGATTCCTCGCATCAGGCGGAAGCGAAAGCTTTCTATGATTATGTGCAGACAACAGCGGCAAGCGCGGTGTTTACAAGCTACGGCTTTCAATTAGCGAAATAAGTGAAATAAGTGAAATAAGCGAAATAAGCGAAATAAGCGAAATGAGTAACTACTACTGCAGATGGGGTGGGAAGAGATGGAGATCAATTGGACCGATTTTTTCGCCCCGGTCTGGCTTTCGGTCAAGATATCGGTAATTACCAGCATCATCGTGTTCCTGCTGGCTACGCTGGCGGCCAGGAAGATGGCCGGGCGGAAGTTCTTCGGACACAGCCTGGTTGAGACGGTGCTGCTGCTTCCGCTGGTTCTGCCGCCGACCGTGGTCGGCTTCGTCCTGCTGGTGATCCTCGGCCGGCGGAGCTGGATCGGCAAGCTGTATGAACAGTTCACGGAGCATACGATCCTGTTCACCTGGGGAGCGGCGGTCATTGCCGCAGTCGTTGTCGCTTTTCCGCTGGTGTACAGGACAGTCAAGGCGGGCTTCGAAGGTGTGGAGAAGGATCTTGAGGATGCAGCACGCGCGCAGGGAGCCAGCGAGCTTCAGGTGCTGCGCTATGTAACGCTCCCGCTCGCCAGCCGTTCACTGGCCGCAGGTTATGTGCTCGGGTTTGCCCGCGGGCTGGGCGAATTCGGCGCTACGATCATGGTAGCGGGGAATATCCCCGGGCGCACCCAGACGGTGCCGACTGCGATCTATGTAGCGGTCGACGGCGGTAACATGACACTGGCCTGGATGTGGGTATGCTCAATCATTGTCATCTCGGCTCTTATGCTGATGTTTGTGAACCGCCGTTCCTGACGGAATGTAAGCTAAAAAACCCCCGGTATCACCTGAACTTCTGGTGATACCGGGGGTTTTTCATTGGGACATTCCCATCCCCATTCTGCGGTAATCGGAAGGGGAAACGCCAGTCTCTTTCTTGAAGATCCGGTTGAAGGAGCGGTAATTCTCAAAACCGATGGCTTCGGAAATTTCAAAGGTCTTATGATCTGTGGTAAGCAGCAGCAGCTTTGCCTTTTCAATCCGCAGACGGGACAGGTATTGAATAAAGCTTTCGCCTACTGCTTTTTTGAACATGGAGCTGAAATAAGGCACACTGTAATTAATCGAAGCGGCCAGCTCCTCCAGCTTATAGGGATAGCTGAGATCTTCGCGCATGTGCTGAATGATTCTTGTAATCGAAGCATCAATCTTCCGGCCGCCCTCCTGGAGCTGCTGCAGCTTGCGGAAATAATCGCAGGTCGCCTCGTGTACAGAGTTGAAGGTCTGGCAAAGCTCCATCCTTTTACGCAGGTCCGCTTCCAGATCTGCACCGCCTTCGGCTCCAATGACGTTATGGCTCATATCGAGGAAGACTCTCAGGTACAGGGATTTGATCTGCTCCGGGTCCCAGGATTGCTCCATAGCCTGCCGGTATAGAGCATTGCGCTCCTGCTCAAGTGCGGCCGTACTCAGATGCGGCTCCAGGAGCGCTTTCTTGAGTACCTTGCTCCAGAACCGGCTGAGCGGCTCCGGAATCCGCTGAAAGCGGGCGGTGGGCTCCCATTCCTCAATTGCGATGCTCTCGCCAAAGCGGTAGAAGAAAGGATAGGGGGCAGAAGCCAGCCGTTTCAGCGCTTCAGGCCGGGCCTCCAGTCCCTGCCCGAAGCTGCATTGCAGGGCGATACATCTCATCTTGAGATTCGCGGCAAAGGACTGCAGCACCTGCTCCGGGAAATTGGGACGTTCGATCCCTGACGCTTCGGTATATAGAGCGAGAAAGCGCCCTTTGTCGAGTGCGATGACTTTGTGCGCGCCAATGCCGGCCAACAGCTCCTTCAGCACGTTGACCCCGGCGAACTGCCACAGCTTCAGCTCTTCAAGCTGATCGAGCGGGAAGCGCAGGGAGCTGCGGTCCAGCTCCAGCAGCAGCACCTTGAAGCCTTGCCCGTGCAGGGGAAGCTGCGCTTCCTCCAGACTGCGCAGCCATTTGGCTTCGGCTGCCGGATTCAGCAGCATGTCCAGGAACAGACTCTGCTCAATCTCCACTTCGCTTAAGCGGACCTGCTGCTCCAGCTGAAGCTGCTTTTCCCGTGACTCATCCAGTGAGCCTGCCTGAGAGGCCAGCTCTTCCATCGTCCGGGTCAAGAGGCCGGGATCCGAGAGACAATCATCCTTAATCAGATAGGAGGCGGCCTTCAGATGAATCGCCTGCTGGGCGTAGTGGAAATCCTGATGGCAGGTAAGGATGATGATCTGCGGCGGACGTTCCCCGCTTTGCTCAATCTCTCTGAGCATCTCCAGCCCGTTCATGACCGGCATGGTGATATCGGTTACAACCAGCTCCGGCTTGTGCTTCAGGAACAAGGCCAGCCCATCCTGTCCGTCTTCGGCTTCGCCGACCAGCGTGAACAAATCGGCGCGCTCTTCAATGAAATGGCGGAATACCGTTCTTGCCGGAATCTCGTCCTCTACAAGCACGACTCTATAGTGATTCATGATGCTCCTCCTTCATAAGAACGGCCTCAGACGGCAGCATAATGCGGATCGTCAAGCCTTCGCCGGGAGCGCTGAAGAGCAGGATTTGCGCATCCCCTCCGAACAGCAGCTTCATCCTCAGCCATACATTCTGCAGCCCGATATTCTCTGTGGACTCTTCCCGGAGCAGATGAAGCTGCAGCTTCTTCAGCTCAGCCTCCGCAAGCCCAATTCCGT
This window encodes:
- the modB gene encoding molybdate ABC transporter permease subunit, whose protein sequence is MEINWTDFFAPVWLSVKISVITSIIVFLLATLAARKMAGRKFFGHSLVETVLLLPLVLPPTVVGFVLLVILGRRSWIGKLYEQFTEHTILFTWGAAVIAAVVVAFPLVYRTVKAGFEGVEKDLEDAARAQGASELQVLRYVTLPLASRSLAAGYVLGFARGLGEFGATIMVAGNIPGRTQTVPTAIYVAVDGGNMTLAWMWVCSIIVISALMLMFVNRRS
- a CDS encoding helix-turn-helix domain-containing protein, encoding MNHYRVVLVEDEIPARTVFRHFIEERADLFTLVGEAEDGQDGLALFLKHKPELVVTDITMPVMNGLEMLREIEQSGERPPQIIILTCHQDFHYAQQAIHLKAASYLIKDDCLSDPGLLTRTMEELASQAGSLDESREKQLQLEQQVRLSEVEIEQSLFLDMLLNPAAEAKWLRSLEEAQLPLHGQGFKVLLLELDRSSLRFPLDQLEELKLWQFAGVNVLKELLAGIGAHKVIALDKGRFLALYTEASGIERPNFPEQVLQSFAANLKMRCIALQCSFGQGLEARPEALKRLASAPYPFFYRFGESIAIEEWEPTARFQRIPEPLSRFWSKVLKKALLEPHLSTAALEQERNALYRQAMEQSWDPEQIKSLYLRVFLDMSHNVIGAEGGADLEADLRKRMELCQTFNSVHEATCDYFRKLQQLQEGGRKIDASITRIIQHMREDLSYPYKLEELAASINYSVPYFSSMFKKAVGESFIQYLSRLRIEKAKLLLLTTDHKTFEISEAIGFENYRSFNRIFKKETGVSPSDYRRMGMGMSQ
- the modA gene encoding molybdate ABC transporter substrate-binding protein, giving the protein MFKKFGLVLVAGLVAVGLSAVPGEQAQAAKKTEIIVSAAASLQDSLDKIAVTYEKQHPGIDLVFNYGASGTLQKQIEQGAPADLFFSAGDKQMTALIDGGLISDNTELLKNQLVLVVPSDSKTSITTITQLTDKAFKKVAVGQPESVPAGQYAQQSLTAKNVWDTLQSKLVFAKDVRQVLSYVETGNADAGFVYKTDALTSKKVKIALTVGGHVHKAINYPVGIVKDSSHQAEAKAFYDYVQTTAASAVFTSYGFQLAK